A stretch of Hydrogenothermus marinus DNA encodes these proteins:
- a CDS encoding AAA family ATPase → MILKSINIKNFLAHEDTKINFAEEGITAIVGDNGAGKTSILEAIYFALYGNSSKGKISELVQWGKRQAIVELEFFKGNNQYKIYREITLTGKSHNTLSAVYKKEKGSYRLYYQKNINKEIPKLTGIASKTFTTSILVKQGDIEGLIELKPKERTKVFEELLDMSLYQILSDKYGEKRRNLETQIEAISKTLPDEESLKKEILKLQEKKAELEKEKIKIEKEKADIEEKIKIQNQLVDSLFSKKEEKEKILAKIDKNQENLKILNQQIEEKKEVLKQIEEKEQIIPELEKYVEQLKEKEKIYKAYLQSQKLKEKLSHLKEKQSQLEENLENIKNLEDIAKNYLENKEKLQHLNKKINELSQQKGQIKALEERLQQIKNILKETQNQALEIANQLTKLKRIFNTLKLNPEIAKSMIRDSEFLIEKYQKEREDLLTEHRTLKNKIEEIKQQIRDIENLKGNCPKCLRPVESHSKEEIIKDLIEKEKELEEKIEQIKKHGTEKRRKLEEEKKSLELLKEFQSFYDEHKKAKKEKEDINIKIKLIERRLKKLEDLEKQKEEIEKFLKENEENYQTYIQSKKVVKQLSNESIENNIRQIESQLKDLKIEEIIDIKLLEEEINQLKQKEKEYIKVKGFISQKEKIQRDLEDLENKINTINKNIHILNQKLKEYENIEENLQREKQKLVELETQSKQIHEKLNPIILNLGEVEGKEKVISKEIENLEKNKEELKKLKEKAEKYRKLEISLGPRGIQKIIRDKALKELPLRTEIIFKAFGFNFERIMFSENFDISIQVPTYERKDRFISTEAISGGQKVALGLALRLALSHLLGNKSEFLILDEPTIHLDQQRREELVNILLKLKNKKYVKQLIIVTHDREIEDAADQIYYVEEGKVREIA, encoded by the coding sequence ATGATTTTAAAATCAATAAATATAAAAAATTTTTTAGCACATGAAGATACAAAAATAAATTTTGCTGAAGAAGGTATAACTGCAATAGTTGGAGATAATGGAGCAGGCAAAACTTCTATCTTAGAGGCTATATACTTTGCTTTATATGGAAACTCTTCTAAAGGAAAGATATCAGAACTTGTACAATGGGGAAAAAGACAAGCGATTGTTGAGCTTGAATTTTTTAAAGGAAATAACCAATACAAAATCTATAGAGAAATAACTCTTACAGGGAAATCCCATAATACTCTTTCTGCAGTTTATAAAAAAGAAAAAGGAAGCTATAGACTTTATTATCAAAAAAATATTAATAAAGAAATTCCAAAACTTACAGGAATAGCATCAAAAACATTTACAACTTCAATTCTTGTAAAACAAGGAGATATAGAAGGACTTATAGAACTAAAACCAAAAGAAAGAACAAAAGTTTTTGAAGAGCTTTTAGATATGAGCCTTTATCAGATTTTGTCTGATAAATATGGAGAAAAGAGAAGAAATCTTGAAACACAGATAGAAGCAATATCTAAAACATTACCAGATGAAGAAAGCTTAAAAAAAGAAATACTTAAATTACAAGAAAAAAAAGCTGAACTTGAAAAAGAAAAAATAAAAATAGAAAAAGAAAAGGCAGATATAGAAGAAAAAATAAAAATACAAAATCAGCTTGTAGATAGCTTATTTTCTAAAAAAGAAGAAAAAGAAAAGATTTTAGCAAAAATAGATAAAAATCAAGAAAATTTAAAAATACTAAATCAGCAAATAGAAGAAAAGAAAGAAGTATTAAAACAGATAGAAGAAAAAGAACAAATTATACCTGAACTTGAAAAGTATGTAGAGCAATTAAAAGAAAAAGAAAAGATATATAAAGCTTACTTACAATCTCAAAAACTTAAAGAAAAATTAAGCCACTTAAAGGAAAAACAATCTCAATTAGAAGAAAATTTAGAAAATATAAAAAATTTAGAAGATATTGCAAAAAATTACTTAGAAAATAAAGAAAAATTACAACATCTAAATAAAAAAATAAATGAACTTTCTCAACAAAAAGGACAGATTAAAGCACTTGAAGAAAGACTACAACAAATAAAAAATATTTTAAAAGAAACCCAAAACCAAGCTTTAGAAATAGCAAATCAGCTTACAAAACTAAAAAGAATATTTAATACATTAAAGCTAAATCCAGAAATTGCAAAATCAATGATAAGGGATAGTGAATTCTTAATAGAAAAATACCAAAAAGAACGAGAAGATTTATTAACAGAACATAGAACCTTGAAAAATAAAATAGAAGAGATTAAACAGCAAATAAGAGATATAGAAAATCTAAAAGGTAACTGTCCAAAATGTTTAAGACCTGTAGAATCTCATTCAAAAGAAGAAATAATTAAAGATTTAATAGAAAAGGAAAAAGAGCTTGAAGAAAAGATAGAGCAAATTAAAAAACATGGAACGGAAAAAAGAAGAAAATTAGAAGAAGAGAAAAAATCCTTAGAACTTTTAAAAGAGTTTCAAAGTTTTTATGATGAGCATAAAAAAGCAAAAAAAGAAAAAGAAGATATAAATATAAAAATAAAACTTATAGAAAGAAGATTAAAAAAACTTGAAGATTTAGAAAAACAGAAAGAAGAGATAGAAAAATTTTTAAAAGAAAATGAAGAAAACTATCAAACATATATTCAAAGTAAAAAAGTAGTAAAGCAGTTATCAAATGAAAGTATAGAAAATAATATAAGACAGATAGAAAGTCAGCTAAAAGATTTAAAAATTGAAGAGATTATAGATATAAAATTATTAGAAGAAGAGATAAATCAGTTAAAACAAAAAGAGAAAGAGTATATAAAAGTAAAAGGGTTTATATCCCAAAAAGAAAAAATTCAAAGAGATTTAGAAGATTTAGAAAATAAAATCAATACTATTAATAAAAATATTCATATATTGAACCAAAAGTTAAAGGAATATGAAAATATAGAAGAAAATCTACAAAGAGAAAAACAAAAATTAGTAGAACTTGAAACTCAATCAAAACAAATACATGAAAAACTAAATCCTATCATCTTAAACCTTGGAGAAGTAGAAGGGAAAGAAAAAGTTATAAGCAAAGAAATTGAAAATTTAGAAAAAAATAAAGAAGAACTTAAGAAACTAAAAGAAAAAGCAGAAAAATATAGAAAACTTGAAATATCTCTTGGTCCAAGAGGAATACAAAAAATAATAAGAGATAAAGCATTAAAAGAACTTCCACTAAGAACAGAGATAATTTTTAAAGCATTTGGATTTAATTTTGAAAGGATTATGTTTTCTGAGAATTTTGATATATCAATACAAGTACCAACCTATGAAAGAAAAGATAGATTCATATCTACTGAAGCAATAAGTGGAGGCCAAAAGGTAGCATTAGGCCTTGCTTTAAGACTTGCATTAAGTCATCTTCTTGGAAATAAAAGTGAGTTTTTAATCCTTGATGAACCTACAATCCACTTAGATCAACAAAGAAGAGAAGAACTTGTAAATATACTTTTAAAACTAAAAAATAAAAAATATGTAAAACAGCTAATAATAGTGACCCATGATAGAGAAATAGAAGATGCAGCAGATCAGATATATTATGTAGAAGAAGGAAAAGTTAGAGAGATAGCATGA
- the coaBC gene encoding bifunctional phosphopantothenoylcysteine decarboxylase/phosphopantothenate--cysteine ligase CoaBC, with product MILKDKKILVGITGSIASYKACDLIRHLQKKGAEVKAIMTPSAKQFVGELTIKALTGYEVLSDWKDGETGLEHIYMARWPDSFVIAPASANTLAKLRIGLTDNFLTSVALAYDKPIVIAPAMNTKMLQNPATQENIKILKERGYIFVETKEGILACGEEGVGKLADIEDIETVILYSIEDKPLKDKTVLISAGGTREYFDPIRYISNNSSGQMGYALAKMAYVLGAKKVILISAPTCLRKPYGVEKIDVVSAEDMYKEVMKYLPEVDIIIMNSAVADFKPKTYSKQKLKKAKEKPIVELESNPDILKTIGEKKSKNQVLIGFAAESENILENAIDKLQRKNLDVIVANKLNVFSSREHTGIIIFKNREKIEIPPMDKESSALFILKNVFK from the coding sequence ATGATTTTAAAAGATAAAAAAATTCTTGTTGGAATAACAGGTTCTATAGCCTCATATAAAGCTTGTGATCTTATAAGACATTTACAAAAAAAAGGGGCAGAAGTTAAAGCTATTATGACACCTTCTGCTAAGCAGTTTGTAGGAGAGTTAACTATTAAAGCTTTGACAGGGTATGAAGTATTATCAGACTGGAAAGATGGAGAAACAGGATTGGAACATATCTATATGGCAAGATGGCCAGATAGCTTTGTAATTGCACCAGCATCAGCAAACACCTTGGCAAAATTAAGAATAGGTTTAACAGATAATTTTTTAACATCCGTAGCTTTAGCTTATGATAAACCAATAGTTATAGCCCCTGCAATGAATACTAAAATGCTACAAAATCCAGCCACCCAAGAAAATATAAAAATATTAAAAGAAAGAGGCTATATTTTTGTAGAAACAAAAGAAGGTATCCTTGCTTGTGGTGAAGAAGGAGTAGGAAAACTTGCAGATATTGAAGATATAGAAACAGTAATATTATACTCAATAGAAGATAAACCTTTAAAAGATAAAACAGTTTTAATTAGTGCAGGAGGTACAAGAGAATATTTTGATCCTATTAGATATATATCTAATAATTCTTCTGGACAGATGGGCTATGCCCTTGCAAAAATGGCTTACGTTCTTGGAGCTAAAAAAGTAATTTTGATCTCAGCACCAACATGTTTAAGAAAACCTTATGGAGTTGAAAAAATAGATGTAGTTTCTGCAGAAGATATGTATAAAGAAGTTATGAAATATTTACCTGAAGTAGATATTATAATAATGAATTCTGCAGTTGCAGATTTTAAACCTAAAACATATAGTAAACAAAAACTTAAAAAAGCAAAAGAAAAGCCAATAGTTGAATTAGAATCAAATCCAGATATTTTAAAAACTATAGGAGAAAAAAAGAGTAAAAATCAAGTTTTAATAGGTTTTGCAGCAGAAAGTGAAAATATCCTAGAAAATGCAATAGATAAATTACAAAGAAAAAATTTAGATGTAATAGTAGCAAACAAGTTAAATGTTTTTAGTAGTAGAGAGCATACAGGAATAATAATTTTTAAAAATAGAGAAAAAATAGAAATACCACCAATGGATAAAGAATCTTCTGCTTTATTTATATTAAAAAATGTCTTTAAATAG
- a CDS encoding cation:proton antiporter regulatory subunit, with amino-acid sequence MEFKETDLPGIGKKYSITTSNGDKIVTVIHLTGKREIFYFEKDDMEDPLCDIVLNEEEATQLGSILTGTYFKPEQEKLQEVLVKNLAIEWVKVPLDSPLANKKISELEIRKKTGVTVISIIRGEETIINPLPDEIIKPNDTLVLVGTREQIEHFIKEFKINA; translated from the coding sequence ATGGAGTTTAAAGAAACAGATCTACCAGGGATAGGAAAAAAATACTCAATAACAACTTCTAATGGAGATAAGATTGTTACAGTTATTCATCTAACAGGTAAAAGAGAAATTTTTTATTTTGAAAAAGATGATATGGAGGACCCTCTTTGTGATATTGTATTAAATGAGGAGGAAGCAACTCAACTTGGAAGTATTTTAACAGGTACGTACTTTAAACCAGAACAAGAGAAGCTACAAGAAGTATTAGTTAAGAACCTTGCTATAGAATGGGTAAAAGTTCCGTTAGATTCACCTCTTGCTAATAAAAAAATATCAGAACTTGAGATAAGAAAAAAAACAGGAGTTACTGTAATTTCTATTATTAGAGGAGAAGAAACTATTATAAACCCACTTCCTGATGAAATTATAAAACCAAATGATACTTTGGTATTAGTTGGAACAAGAGAACAGATAGAACATTTTATTAAGGAGTTTAAAATAAATGCATAG
- a CDS encoding cation:proton antiporter produces the protein MHSAFGLNFLILFGILMISLFIGGIVGKVLRLPSILFFILVGIFAGSLVHHDETIEKLSELGIILLFFYLGLEFNFDRAIETGKKILPIGTLDFLFNFVLIFAVMYLVFHFSLYLSLLAGGIAYASSSAITTKTIIDNHRIANPETELILGLMVFEDIVAPVILAIIAAFSIGTNPSFLEINIIFLKIALVFVGIWLISKYLKEYISKLIENILEDDIFILFTLGFIVLFAGFTKIIGLSEALGAFLAGLLIAETGKGEEVESLLISIKELAVAIFFMFFGASITFSLDIEEKYIFALLVIIILSIFGKFLTGLIGGLIYGLSKRSSIITGFSIINRGEFSIVMAKYTPPKLIPVVGIYVLFMAVIGTIFVQFADKLGYYLIPKKRKRKKKRNINEIYT, from the coding sequence ATGCATAGTGCTTTTGGTCTTAATTTCCTTATACTATTTGGCATTTTAATGATTTCTCTTTTTATAGGAGGAATCGTAGGTAAAGTTTTAAGACTTCCATCTATTCTATTTTTTATCCTAGTTGGAATTTTTGCAGGAAGTTTAGTACATCATGATGAAACTATAGAAAAACTTAGTGAACTTGGTATAATCTTACTTTTCTTCTATCTTGGACTTGAGTTTAATTTTGATAGAGCAATAGAAACAGGCAAAAAAATATTACCGATAGGTACTTTGGATTTTTTATTTAATTTCGTTTTAATATTTGCTGTAATGTATCTTGTTTTTCATTTTAGTTTATATTTATCCTTATTAGCTGGAGGTATTGCTTATGCATCGTCTTCTGCAATTACAACAAAAACTATAATAGATAATCATAGAATAGCAAACCCTGAAACAGAATTAATATTAGGTTTAATGGTATTTGAGGATATTGTAGCACCTGTAATTCTTGCAATAATTGCTGCATTTTCAATAGGTACAAATCCTTCTTTTTTAGAAATAAATATTATATTTTTAAAAATAGCTTTAGTTTTCGTCGGTATCTGGCTAATATCAAAATATTTAAAAGAATATATATCAAAATTGATAGAAAATATATTAGAAGATGATATTTTTATACTTTTTACTTTAGGTTTTATAGTTCTATTTGCTGGATTTACAAAAATAATAGGGCTTTCTGAGGCTTTAGGTGCATTTTTAGCAGGATTGTTAATAGCAGAAACTGGTAAAGGGGAAGAAGTAGAAAGTTTGCTTATTTCTATTAAAGAACTTGCAGTAGCAATATTCTTCATGTTTTTTGGAGCTTCTATAACTTTTTCTCTTGATATAGAAGAAAAATATATATTTGCACTTTTAGTGATAATCATTTTATCTATATTTGGAAAATTTTTAACTGGATTAATAGGTGGTTTAATTTATGGTCTTTCCAAAAGAAGTTCAATAATAACTGGTTTTTCTATTATAAATAGAGGAGAGTTTTCTATTGTAATGGCAAAATATACACCACCAAAACTGATTCCAGTTGTTGGTATATATGTTCTTTTTATGGCAGTTATTGGAACTATCTTTGTTCAGTTTGCAGATAAATTAGGATATTATTTAATACCTAAGAAAAGGAAAAGGAAGAAAAAAAGAAATATAAATGAAATTTATACTTGA
- a CDS encoding L,D-transpeptidase, protein MRKILILLVIFSFSYASVDDLLKEASFEITEKRILKDFKIAFESYNEGLYNITEKSCLDFLKHASLNDKNRGKILELLAFTYFRTRNYWAMEHYVEKELEKGKKFLDDDTQKRVFVLLYNLFLNKPKKAKKIKEKFRYIWDIKYKKLDLPDELKDFTPYVNIFPYNDTRLIGLNKIYFSDENQTLYEVGYKTDMGYDELRESNPFLNPFDIRKGEAIFLPRKRLIPALKPKSDEIYINLTEKRLYYIYKDKYVITFPIGIGTDDAKSPVGMFKITEKRENPAWYVPDNIREENPNLPKIVPPGPDNPLGIRAMRLGYSSYLIHGTNKNFGVGLKVSHGCIRLYNRDVKRLYDLVPEGTKVYIYEKFIKASYIDNKKYIEIHAKTKNEMEKLNLNIYAKKINENYLKFVKKERRGFSYPLY, encoded by the coding sequence ATGAGAAAAATATTAATTTTATTAGTTATATTTAGCTTTTCTTATGCTTCTGTAGATGATTTATTAAAAGAAGCATCTTTTGAAATTACTGAAAAAAGAATATTAAAAGATTTCAAAATTGCTTTTGAGTCTTATAATGAAGGTCTTTACAATATTACAGAAAAAAGCTGCCTTGATTTTCTAAAACATGCTTCATTAAATGATAAAAACAGAGGAAAAATTTTAGAACTACTTGCTTTTACTTATTTTAGAACAAGAAATTACTGGGCAATGGAACATTATGTTGAGAAAGAGTTAGAAAAAGGAAAGAAATTTTTAGATGATGATACTCAAAAAAGAGTTTTTGTTCTTTTATATAATCTTTTTTTAAATAAACCGAAAAAAGCAAAAAAAATAAAAGAAAAATTTAGATATATATGGGATATAAAATATAAAAAATTAGATTTACCTGATGAATTAAAAGATTTTACCCCTTATGTAAATATATTTCCTTATAATGATACAAGATTAATCGGATTAAACAAAATATATTTTTCAGATGAAAATCAAACTTTATATGAAGTTGGATACAAAACAGATATGGGTTATGATGAGTTAAGGGAATCTAATCCTTTTTTAAATCCTTTTGATATTAGAAAAGGAGAGGCAATATTCTTACCAAGGAAAAGATTAATTCCTGCTTTAAAACCAAAATCAGATGAGATATATATAAACCTTACGGAAAAAAGACTTTATTATATATATAAAGATAAATATGTAATCACTTTTCCAATAGGTATTGGCACAGATGACGCAAAATCACCAGTAGGAATGTTTAAAATAACAGAAAAAAGAGAAAATCCTGCATGGTATGTACCTGATAATATAAGAGAAGAAAATCCAAACTTGCCAAAGATAGTTCCACCGGGACCAGATAATCCTCTTGGTATAAGAGCTATGAGATTAGGATATAGTTCTTATCTTATTCATGGTACAAATAAAAACTTTGGGGTAGGTTTAAAGGTTAGTCATGGATGCATAAGACTTTACAATAGAGATGTTAAAAGATTATATGATTTAGTACCTGAGGGAACTAAAGTTTATATTTATGAAAAATTTATAAAAGCATCTTATATAGATAATAAAAAATATATCGAAATACATGCTAAAACTAAAAATGAAATGGAAAAACTAAATCTAAATATTTATGCTAAAAAAATAAATGAGAATTACTTAAAATTTGTAAAAAAAGAGAGGAGAGGATTTAGCTATCCTCTCTATTAA
- the folK gene encoding 2-amino-4-hydroxy-6-hydroxymethyldihydropteridine diphosphokinase has translation MKKIFLGLGSNIGNKEENIKKAISLLSDFVFDIKLAKLYKSKAYGYENQDDFINTAIVGYTNLQPEELLKKLKEIEEKVGRKKRFHWGPREIDIDILFYEDLIFKSENLEIPHPRIYERDFVLKPLVDLEPDFIHPVLNKSVKQLLEELEEKYIIE, from the coding sequence ATGAAGAAAATATTTTTAGGACTTGGTTCAAATATTGGAAATAAAGAAGAGAATATAAAAAAAGCAATATCTTTATTATCTGATTTTGTTTTTGATATAAAGCTTGCAAAACTTTACAAATCAAAAGCTTATGGATATGAAAATCAAGATGATTTTATAAATACTGCAATTGTTGGATATACAAATCTTCAGCCAGAAGAACTTTTAAAAAAACTAAAAGAAATAGAAGAAAAGGTTGGTAGAAAAAAAAGGTTCCATTGGGGTCCAAGAGAGATAGATATAGATATTCTTTTTTATGAAGATTTAATTTTTAAGTCTGAAAATCTTGAGATACCACATCCAAGGATTTATGAAAGGGATTTTGTTTTAAAGCCTTTAGTAGATTTAGAACCAGATTTTATACATCCAGTTTTAAATAAATCAGTAAAACAGCTTTTAGAAGAACTTGAGGAAAAATATATTATTGAATAA
- a CDS encoding DUF445 domain-containing protein: MEIKILLIPIVGAFIGYITNWLAIKMLFRPYNEVKFFGYTLPFTPGLIPKEREKIAENIAQTVAEHLLPEEKIIQMLEQIGYKEKVKKRVEIVINQIIDEIAEDIKKGIKEGISLGKISIKGFFVASALEKAIDKLIPIIKEKIKKDLYKKSSDKIIENIEEEIPYIISQLDIKGIIKDTLMNINIETLEKIIIGISENQLKYITYLGAVIGFLIGLFQVLIFLI, translated from the coding sequence ATGGAAATAAAGATTTTATTAATTCCTATTGTTGGAGCTTTTATAGGTTATATTACCAACTGGTTAGCTATAAAGATGCTTTTTAGACCATATAATGAAGTAAAATTTTTTGGATATACACTTCCTTTTACACCAGGTTTAATTCCAAAAGAAAGAGAAAAAATTGCAGAAAATATTGCTCAAACAGTGGCAGAACATCTTTTGCCAGAAGAAAAAATTATTCAGATGCTGGAACAGATAGGTTATAAAGAGAAAGTAAAAAAAAGAGTTGAGATTGTTATTAACCAGATTATAGATGAAATAGCAGAAGATATTAAAAAAGGTATAAAAGAAGGTATATCCTTAGGAAAAATAAGCATAAAAGGATTTTTTGTTGCTTCTGCATTGGAAAAAGCTATAGACAAATTAATTCCTATTATAAAAGAAAAAATAAAAAAAGATTTATATAAAAAATCCTCAGATAAGATAATAGAAAATATTGAAGAAGAAATTCCTTATATTATTTCTCAGCTTGATATAAAAGGAATAATAAAAGATACATTAATGAATATTAATATTGAAACCTTAGAAAAGATAATTATTGGCATTTCGGAAAATCAATTAAAATATATTACATATTTAGGAGCAGTAATTGGATTTTTGATAGGTTTATTTCAAGTTCTAATTTTTCTTATATAA
- a CDS encoding LptF/LptG family permease, translating to MKILTKILIKRFLFYFFVLNGIFSLIVISSQMLSLPSVFYHINIFRFLESLILINLSFFKLQLLFSFGIAFLLLGISIRENREIYAIYSSGISKSFFRKIIITLSILVAVFSALVSFYIVPKANRERTKFITVNVKKYFLDAIQPKNFKNLPGNYIIYISKKNKNNMKDILIYNKKTGYLITAQNAILNGNYLTLLNGIVQIPSKEGFSVLKYEKYIFNLEIEYLKSYSFKDFELKNLLALTKSNIKEEKLKAISVIFERIGYIIPFFFLGIIGFFLGISISKEKDFLLAVFLTILIIYISINYYLIKLIQKGSLNPLLYIFIITVILFSISHYLYKKN from the coding sequence ATGAAAATTTTAACTAAAATATTAATAAAAAGATTTTTATTCTATTTTTTTGTTCTAAATGGAATTTTTTCTCTAATTGTTATTTCTTCTCAAATGCTTAGCTTACCTTCAGTTTTTTATCATATAAATATTTTTAGATTTTTAGAATCTTTAATACTTATTAATCTTTCTTTCTTTAAACTACAACTTCTGTTTTCTTTTGGAATTGCTTTTTTACTTTTAGGTATAAGTATAAGAGAAAATAGAGAGATATATGCTATTTATTCTTCTGGAATTTCAAAATCATTTTTTAGAAAAATAATAATTACTTTGTCTATTCTAGTAGCTGTGTTTTCTGCATTAGTAAGCTTTTATATAGTTCCAAAAGCAAACAGAGAAAGAACGAAATTTATTACTGTAAATGTTAAAAAATATTTTTTAGATGCTATTCAACCTAAAAACTTTAAAAATCTTCCTGGTAATTATATTATCTATATATCTAAAAAAAATAAAAATAATATGAAAGATATTCTTATTTATAACAAAAAAACAGGATATTTAATAACTGCACAAAATGCCATATTAAATGGTAATTATTTAACTCTTTTAAATGGAATTGTTCAAATTCCATCAAAGGAAGGTTTTAGTGTTTTAAAGTATGAAAAATATATATTTAATCTGGAAATTGAGTATTTAAAAAGCTATTCATTTAAAGATTTTGAATTGAAAAACCTTTTGGCTCTTACTAAATCTAATATAAAGGAAGAAAAATTAAAAGCTATTTCTGTAATATTTGAAAGAATTGGTTATATAATTCCTTTCTTTTTTCTTGGAATTATTGGATTTTTCTTAGGTATTAGTATAAGTAAAGAAAAAGATTTCTTACTTGCAGTATTTTTAACTATTCTTATAATTTATATTTCTATAAATTATTATTTAATAAAACTAATTCAAAAAGGTAGCTTAAATCCTTTATTATATATTTTTATAATTACTGTCATCCTTTTTAGTATATCTCACTATTTATATAAGAAAAATTAG
- the ribD gene encoding bifunctional diaminohydroxyphosphoribosylaminopyrimidine deaminase/5-amino-6-(5-phosphoribosylamino)uracil reductase RibD, whose product MKKDNCFMKVAIEEAKKRKGLTHPNPTVGAVIVKDGKIIGKGFHEKAGKPHAEREAIKDALSKGYDIENSTMYITLEPCCHYGKTPPCTDAIIENKIKRVVVATLDPNPLVAGKGVEILRKKGIEVKVGVLEKQAKNLNEDFFVYIKEKRPFIHLKWAQSIDGKIATFTGSSKWITGKKAREYAHKLRNEATAVLVGTNTALKDNPYLTVRHIKSEKQPIRVLIDKDLKLPLDFNIFNKDAKTVVLTSENADKEKIKKLQEKENIKIKILPLNNGYFTIKDILNSLYEEEIMHLLVEGGQNIITQFLKEGLYDKISVFIAPKIIGEDGISAVGKLKIEDIKDSINLKRSKIISLDEDTLLQFYKVK is encoded by the coding sequence ATGAAAAAAGATAACTGTTTTATGAAAGTTGCAATAGAAGAAGCAAAAAAAAGAAAAGGCTTAACTCATCCTAATCCAACAGTTGGTGCAGTAATTGTAAAAGATGGAAAAATAATTGGAAAAGGTTTTCATGAAAAAGCAGGAAAGCCTCATGCAGAAAGAGAAGCTATAAAAGATGCTTTATCTAAAGGATACGATATAGAAAACTCTACAATGTACATAACTTTAGAACCTTGTTGTCATTATGGAAAAACTCCTCCTTGTACAGATGCAATTATAGAAAATAAGATAAAAAGAGTAGTAGTTGCCACATTAGATCCTAATCCATTAGTAGCAGGAAAAGGTGTAGAAATATTAAGAAAAAAAGGAATAGAAGTAAAGGTAGGTGTTTTAGAAAAGCAAGCTAAAAATTTAAATGAAGATTTTTTTGTTTATATAAAAGAAAAAAGGCCTTTTATCCATCTTAAATGGGCTCAATCTATTGATGGAAAAATTGCAACTTTTACAGGAAGTTCTAAATGGATAACAGGGAAAAAAGCAAGAGAATATGCTCATAAATTAAGAAATGAAGCTACTGCAGTTTTAGTAGGAACAAATACTGCTTTAAAAGATAATCCATATTTAACAGTTAGACATATAAAATCAGAAAAACAACCAATTAGAGTCTTAATAGATAAAGATTTAAAACTACCATTAGATTTTAATATCTTTAATAAAGATGCAAAAACCGTAGTTTTAACTTCTGAAAATGCAGATAAGGAAAAAATTAAAAAGCTACAAGAAAAAGAAAATATAAAAATTAAGATTTTACCTTTAAATAATGGATACTTTACAATTAAAGATATTTTGAACTCTTTATATGAAGAAGAGATAATGCATCTTCTTGTTGAAGGTGGACAAAATATTATTACCCAATTCTTAAAAGAAGGCTTATACGATAAAATTTCTGTCTTTATAGCACCAAAAATTATAGGTGAAGATGGAATATCAGCTGTTGGAAAGCTGAAAATAGAGGATATTAAAGATAGTATAAACTTAAAAAGAAGTAAAATAATAAGCTTAGATGAGGATACTTTACTTCAGTTTTATAAGGTAAAATAA